TGTGAAACAAACTATAGTAAAGCCAAGTGCCGATCACCCATGGCGGCATGCACAAAAGAAGAAGCCCAATTACGCGTATGAAGAAACCGATCGTGAGATCGTTGAAATGCTTAATCAGCTTTTCAATTCTACGCGTGCATGGGCATAGAAAAATATTGTCATATATTATGATACTCGCTTTGATGGTATTTATCAAGGCTTAATTTCCTATGCCTTTTTTAAGGTTTCTCTTTTAAAGAGATGTATAGAATAAATTGCATGTTTTTATGTCTTTAGATTACAAGACATAATATTCTATACATAGTATATCTACAATTAACGCGTGCTTTGAAAGGCTCTTCGACAATTTTATATTATTATCAATTCAAAATCTTTTGCTACAATTTTACTTCGTTTTAAGAAAAATTTGTTACCATCACTGAAACATAAAAGCATATTTAAACATGACATTTTCACTGAATAAATTTGCTCTTTTTTAGGTGACATTTTCACAGACTATTGACAAATTTAAGCTAAGGGGTATTGACATAGAGGTATTTATGTAATATAATAATAACGTCGCTTGAAAGAGAAGGATGCCGGAGTGGCGGAACTGGCAGACGCACAGGACTTAAAATCCTGCGGTCCTAAAAGACCGTACCGGTTCGATTCCGGTCTCCGGCACCAATTGAATATCGCGGGGTGGAGCAGTTGGCAGCTCGTCGGGCTCATAACCCGGAGGTCGTAGGTTCAAGTCCTACCCCCGCAACCAAATATAAAATAGGGCGGCGTAGCTCAGATGGCTAGAGCATGCGGTTCATACCCGCAGTGTCAGTGGTTCGATTCCACTCGCCGCTACCAAAATACCATATATCATTGATACGATAAATAGAAGCCTTGAGAAATCAGGGCTTTTTTTGCTTTGTTGAAAAATTGGCTCTTTGTCAATATTTAGGGAGGGTATTTGCTTAGAATGCCTGTCCTTTGTTATTTAAGAAAGATTTTAGATAGATAAGTTGGGCTTGGGGGAGTTTGCCTAAAAATTTGCATGACAAAAAGACCAATTTGACAGTCTACGAAAGATAGGCATGCAAGATAGTGAAAAATTAGATAATATTATGAATTAGTCTCATAAAATACTTGAAGCTATTAAAATTAAAGATAAGAAATAAATAAATCTTCCTTTGCCTTACTAGGAGTCCACTCGGAAAGAGCTTATCTACAGGTTAAAAATTTTTATCATCACAAAAATTATCAGAATAATCTCTATTTAACTAAATATATATGACTTTGTTATTGATTTTAATATGTATGTTCTGCTTTATTGATCTGTTATTGCTATTTTTAATCTCATTAACCATTCTTTAAGCCGTTTTTGGGCAGACTTCTCCCTTCTTAATTTGTCTATTACAAATTTTAGAAATATGTTTCATTATTACTTTGATATTATTGTTTATTGCTACCATTATCATTTGCCATCTTATTTTTAATTTCCCTCTATACCTTCCTTTACGTCCGCCATGCCTGGTAAGTTCTGATATGTTTCTTTCTACATTCGGTCTTTTTGCATAGTCTTCTTTAAATTCATCTGTTTTTTGATATTCTCTTTGTTCTTGTATCTCTTTTTCATATGGATGTATATTTATTGTTCTCCCTTTTTTTGATTTTGTACATTGGTCTTTTAGCGGACAATCATTACATTCTTCTGCTCTAAATTTTACTGTAACTTGCTCATGTTTTTGCGTTTTTTCAGTATCAAATTGTTTTATGTGTCCGTTGGGACATTCTACTGTTCCTTTTTCTAAATCAATTTTGAATTCTTCTTTTGAAAATCCTCCACTTGGATTTGTTGCTTCCGGTACTCTAATGCAAAAATCTGTTCCTTCTTCTTTCCTTTTTTCTATTTCTTCAAAGTCACTATATGCACAATCTCCATACAGTTTATCTATATCAACGCCGTTTCTTCGGCTTTGTTCTATAAGATCACTCATATGTTCACCATCTGCTATATTTGCTCCATCGACTTCTATTCCTACTACTACTGAGCCTTTTTCTCCTCCTGTTATAATTTCAGCTTTGTATCCATCTGATAATTTCGATGAGGTCTTTCTACCATGGCGCATTTCGTCATCTACTACTGATATTATTCTGTCTTTCGCTGTTCCTTTTATCATTTTTACATGCCCATCGTTTGTTATTTCAACATCTTGTAATGCTATTCTTTCTAATAATTCAATTGCTTTTTTTAAATCATCTTTTATATCTTTTTTTGTTTTTATATTTTCTACGAGTGATAGTGCATCTTTAACAAGTTCTTCGAGTAATTTTGCTTTTTCTTTTTCATTTTCCCATGCTATTTTGGGTTTTTTGATATTTTCTTCATAATCTGTTCTTTTCAGTATTTTTTTTGATGCATCTTCCATTTCGTAAAACTTCATGAAACGGAGAACCATCTTTATCCCTTGGTATATCATAGTGTAAGTATCTTGTCTGGCACAAGAGCCCCAAATCATGAATGAATCTATTATATGTAAGTTGTCTTTATTAAACAGTCCTACTTCTTTTGCCTGACTAATTGTTTTAATAAATATTTCTTTTCCTATTTCACTGTTAAACAGTCTTTTTCTATGATCACATAATGTTACTGCATCTATTCCATCAAAATCCCGTGGTGCGGTTAATGCATATTTAATTCTATCATCGAATCGTGATTCTTCTTCCATTTCACGATCAGAATATCCTTTTTCAAATTGTATCAGCATCGCTGTAAATGTATATACTGGGGATATGGATTCTCTGCCATAGTATGAGAAAAGTGGCTGAAACATTTCTTCATTAAGATTATTAAATACCCATGTTCTTAATCTATGATAATAACTTACTTCAGAAATTTTCCCAAGTAACCAATAATCTGAAAATGACATTTGTCTATCTGCTTTTCCTATCATTTTTATCACCACATTTTTTTTATATTATTTATATTATACCATAAAAAATACCTCTTAAGTGCTTATTTCGTGTGTGTTTAGGAGTATTTTTTTTGTAAATTATATGGCTTTCAATAACATATTTGTTAATTTATGATTGATGATTCCGAGTGGACTCCTAGTATATTTTAATGTTATTTTTAGAAAAATTGTAGGCGCTAAATTTTTGACGCTTACTGTTATTTTAGCCACACTAAGAGACCTAAGTGGGAGAATGCTGGTTCACCACTGATTTGTTTAGATTCTTCGTGGTCATTCGTAAGCGCCAACTCAGCCGGCGGCTTGCCAGGGCAGTATGCCTTTGTAGCTTTTGCCCTCCGAGTAGATGCCTCACTTGTGAGCATGACGAGCTACTCCGTTTTCATCATATTCCACAAAGATTGCATGGAGATATTGACTCTTGCCATCTTTGAATTTTTTTAAAATTTAACAGTAAAAAAAATATATATTTTGAAAAGAAATGGAATGTATGGTATATTTAGTTTATGAATTATAACTGCAAGTAAGGAGGAGACAATATGAATATCAAATTAAAGTCTGGTAAAAAAATTACTGCACTTTTCCTAGCACTTACTCTTACAGTAGGACTTGGAAGTGTAGCTTATGCAGAAACTTTCGGAGATGATAAAAATGGTGCTTCTAACGTAGAAGTTCTCCAAGTGAAATACGATGGAGCTGCATGGAATTACTCAGGTTCAGGTTATAATTGGGCATCTTTTAAATACACTAGAAACGGAAGAACTCTTCTTACCAAGGTCGCTTACAGCGGAAAGGTTACAGGTTCAGTGTGGGATGATTTAATCCATTGGGGCGAAGAGTATACTACAAAGTTTAGTTGGAATCGCGGATAATCATTTTTCATTGTTTAAGGCTACTTATTAACTGAACGTTGTATGAAAGTATAAAAACCATTTATGCAGTTATAATTCCTTTTTAAAAAACTATTAATTAGGGTGATATAGAGATGAGCAAAGCACCCACGCCAGAGTATCTGGAATAGGCTAAAAATCTTGAAGAAGAAAATATTGTTAAAAAAGGTAGAGCAAATAGATACAGCGTAAACTGTGCCTGCGTAAGAGGATAACTGCTGTTTTTAAGCAATTATCCTCAAAGACTCCATACTACGGTAAGAGTTAGAACCTTTGAATATGACAGCAGCTAACGCCACTGCCAGTGTAGAAATATGAGAAACCGTATTCAGATTTTGTGCGCTGTTTTCATTTCAAACCCATGAAAGAACTATTTACAATTCCTTTTTAGCATAGGTGGCGAACCAGAGGACATAACGGCTGAGTGCTCCAGCTTTTTTAGAAAACGGTCATAAGTCCAGTAAGACGGCAATGGTTTCATAACATCAAAACTGCAATAAGGGGCAATCATGCGATTGTTTTCCAGATAATCAGCAAGATCTGTGATCGGAGAAAAGCCTTCGCTTTTCATCATGATAAATGCACAGAGCATTGCTTCTTTTGGGAAGCCTTTCCGTCCTGTTTTATCTGCTGGGCAAAGAAAAGCCCAGTGTTGTGAAGAGTTCATCATAAAATGTTGCTGAACTCTGGATTTTACTATGTTTTTTAAGTTTTACTCATAGATATAGAGTGATATTTTAGGAGGTCATATGAAGAAATCTTTGTTTAGACTTATTGATAGATTTGAATTGTTGAGTTGCTATGTACTTTGTTTTGTTTTTAATATAATGTTTGATTATGTTAAAACTTTAAGTATAGACTCTTATCTTCTGCGAACTTTTTTAAAACAATTCTATGACTATCAAGTTTTAATTATTTTTTTATTAACATTTATTGTTGTAATTTTTCATTATCAAATGTTACACAGAAAAAAAATAGAAGTATATTGTAGGATTCTTGTAGGTGATACGATACTGTCTGCTACTATTCGTTATATTTTTGAATGCTTGGTGATATTAGGGATCGCTTTTATTATATCAATAATTATGAACATTATGTTAGATATAAACTTAACCAATAACATTTATTTATTTTGTATTTTTGTAGTTTATATATTAATTAGTTCGAGGATGGTGAGTAGATTTGAAAATTTTTAAGTTTTTTATAACAAAAATTTTTTTAAGAAAGGCTATGATTGTACTTAGTGTACTTTTATTGCTTTTTTTGAGTAATTACCTCGTTTTCATTGCAGATCGATCCACTGTTTCAACTCTTCAAGGGTACGATGAAATGAAACATTTAAATCAAGTAGATAATTATATAGCTAACTTAGATTCGAATAGTGACATGAATATGGGTGAAATTGACAAAAGTGATACACAAAATGTATATGATTATTTAAATAATAATTTTAGCTATGCTTTATTCGCAGACGGATTTATTGTATCCTTGCCTAATGCTTATGATATGGAAGTTTCATTTGCTTATTTAAATGAAGAATACTATAAGTTAAATAAGCAATTTAAAATTTCACAAGGAAAAGACTTGGATTTTGATTACTGTTTTGACAATGATATCGAAATCCCCGTTCTGATCGGAAAAGGGTTAAGTGAAACATATCCTTTAGGTTCTAAAATAAAAATTGAAGACCCTGTGCTTCAGAAACAGATAACTCTAAAAGTCCAAGGGATTTTAAAACCAAATGTATATCATTCCAATTTATATTCACTCAGTTCAAAACAGTACTATAATTTTTCTGTTATTATACCTATTAATGAAGATTTCATCAATAATTCAAATGTGGGACTTCAACTTCATGGACTCTTTGACATCATACTTCTTCATACATCGAAAAATGAAATTAAAGGTTTACGTAAAGTTATTCAAGACAACTTAGGTTTAAAATTTAACTTTTATACCCAAGAAGAAAATTTCGAGTATTTCAATAAATATTATTTCAGTTCATTAAAAATCATAACTATACTAACTGCAATTTTAATATTAATTTTAACTTGTCTTACTGTCTGGAGTTCATTAGCTAGTATACGTTTGATGATTAAAGACTTTACAATAAATTTATTTGTTGGATTAAGCTATTCAAAGTTACGAAAAATCTTTTACGGTTATTATGGAGTATTGTTTTTTATAAATTTAATAATTCTCTTTATTATAACTGCTTATTCAAGATATGGAAATTGGATAAGAAAGGATGCTTCTTTTTGTACGTTTGGCTTATTTGGTGTAACACAAATGGATTGGTTGGCTTTATTGGTAGTACTATTTTTTGACATTATTATTGGGATAATTATTGTCGAAATCATGTTGTGGAGAATTAAAAAAGTTCCAATTTCTTTGGGGGTGTTGCAATGACAAAAATTATTGATTTAATTATTCAAGAAAAAGTGTACAAAAGTAAAAAGTCACGCCTTTCAATTTTAAATGATTTCAAACTTGAAGTAAATAGTGGTGAAAGAATTGCTATTGTAGGTAAATCTGGAGTAGGAAAAACTACTTTGCTAAATATTCTTGGCTTGATAGATAGGAATTATAACGGTTCTTATACACTTTTTGGATCAAAAACTAATGATTTAAATTTAAGCCAATTAGCAGAATGGCGAAATCAAAAGATTGGTTTTGTTCTTCAAGAGTCAGCGTTAATTAATTCTTTGACTATTGAAGAGAATATCAAATTACCTTTACTATATGCAAAATCTGGTGAAAATTGCAAATTAAAGGATTTTGAAAGTATCATTAATGCAATTGGGATTGAATCAATATTAAAAAAGAAGCCACTTGAATGCTCTGGTGGAGAAAAATCTCGAGCTGTTTTTGCCAGAGCGGTAATTATGAAACCTCAGCTCATTTTATGTGATGAGCCTACTGCATCTTTGGATGGTGACAACAAAGAAAGAATTATAACTTTACTTTTTAAAATGAATCAAGAGTTTAATACTACTATTATTACTGTTACACATGATTTAGAAGTGGCTAATCGTCATGAAAAAATAATTCATCTTGAAAGGAGGATGTAAGAAATGGGATTTATTGTAATGGTTTTATCGATGATTATAGGCTTATTTTTAATTGCTTTAGGATTTTCTCGTATAAAAAACAAAAAAAGTAGACTTTGGAATATAGTTGCTATTTCGCCCGGAATAGTATTAGTTCTTTTTGCGATTTGGCTAGGAGTCCACTCGGAATCATCAATCATAAATTAACAAATATGTTATTGAAAGCCATATAATTTACAAAAAAATACTCCTAAACACACACGAAATAAGCACTTAAGAGGTATTTTTTATGGTATAATATAAATAATACAAAAAAAATGTGGTGATAAAAATGATAGGAAAAGCAGATAGACAAATGTCATTTTCAGATTATTGGTTACTTGGGAAAATTTCTGAAGTAAGTTATTATCATAGATTAAGAACATGGGTATTTAATAATCTTAATGAAGAAATGTTTCAGCCACTTTTCTCATACTATGGCAGAGAATCCATATCCCCAGTATATACATTTACAGCGATGCTGATACAATTTGAAAAAGGATATTCTGATCGTGAAATGGAAGAAGAATCACGATTCGATGATAGAATTAAATATGCATTAACCGCACCACGGGATTTTGATGGAATAGATGCAGTAACATTATGTGATCATAGAAAAAGACTGTTTAACAGTGAAATAGGAAAAGAAATATTTATTAAAACAATTAGTCAGGCAAAAGAAGTAGGACTGTTTAATAAAGACAACTTACATATAATAGATTCATTCATGATTTGGGGCTCTTGTGCCAGACAAGATACTTACACTATGATATACCAAGGGATAAAGATGGTTCTCCGTTTCATGAAGTTTTACGAAATGGAAGATGCATCAAAAAAAATACTGAAAAGAACAGATTATGAAGAAAATATCAAAAAACCCAAAATAGCATGGGAAAATGAAAAAGAAAAAGCAAAATTACTCGAAGAACTTGTTAAAGATGCACTATTACTTGTAGAAAATATAAAAACAAAAAAAGATATAAAAGATGATTTAAAAAAAGCAATTGAATTATTAGAAAGAATAGCATTACAAGATGTTGAAATAACAAACGATGGGCATGTAAAAATGATAAAAGGAACAGCGAAAGACAGAATAATATCAGTAGTAGATGACGAAATGCGCCATGGGAGAAAGACCTCATCGAAATTATCAGATGGATACAAAGCTGAAATTATAACAGGAGGAGAAAAAGGCTCAGTAGTAGTAGGAATAGAAGTCGATGGAGCAAATATAGCAGATGGTGAACATATGAGTGATCTTATAGAACAAAGCCGAAGAAACGGCGTTGATATAGATAAACTGTATGGAGATTGTGCATATAGTGACTTTGAAGAAATAGAAAAAAGGAAAGAAGAAGGAACAGATTTTTGCATTAGAGTACCGGAAGCAACAAATCCAAGTGGAGGATTTTCAAAAGAAGAATTCAAAATTGATTTAGAAAAAGGAACAGTAGAATGTCCCAACGGACACATAAAACAATTTGATACTGAAAAAACGCAAAAACATGAGCAAGTTACAGTAAAATTTAGAGCAGAAGAATGTAATGATTGTCCGCTAAAAGACCAATGTACAAAATCAAAAAAAGGGAGAACAATAAATATACATCCATATGAAAAAGAGATACAAGAACAAAGAGAATATCAAAAAACAGATGAATTTAAAGAAGACTATGCAAAAAGACCGAATGTAGAAAGAAACATATCAGAACTTACCAGGCATGGCGGACGTAAAGGAAGGTATAGAGGGAAATTAAAAATAAGATGGCAAATGATAATGGTAGCAATAAACAATAATATCAAAGTAATAATGAAACATATTTCTAAAATTTGTAATAGACAAATTAAGAAGGGAGAAGTCTGCCCAAAAACGGCTTAAAGAATGGTTAATGAGATTAAAAATAGCAATAACAGATCAATAAAGCAGAACATACATATTAAAATCAATAACAAAGTCATATATATTTAGTTAAATAGAGATTATTCTGATAATTTTTGTGATGATAAAAATTTTTAACCTGTAGATAAGCTCTTTCCGAGTGGACTCCTAGGACTTCCAAAATAAAATCTGGCTCCTGTATAACGCACTTGGGCTGAGCCAGACAGATGAGGTTTGGGTATAATCTTTTCTCCCCATGAATGCGCCGCTGGAATGCAGAATTCCAAAAGTATGATTGAAACACCGACCGCCATCTCAATGCCTATGCGCTGAGATGGCGGCCTTTTTGTATTTTGGTTCTTTGTCAATAGTTGGGGCGGATAATTAATTAGAATTTCTGCCCTTTTGAAAATTATATAAAATGAACCATTGTATCAAAAACATCGTCCAAAGACAATAAAGAACAGAAATCATCACCTATTCTGAAGTAGAAATTGTATTTAACATCTTCAGGAGGAAGGGTGATTTTTTAATGTAATTTTTTAGTGTATTTTTAACTACTTTAGAAGAAATAGGAACAGCGCCAGGTGCTATAGATGCTGTTTTAATATATTTCATATCAACATGGTCTTTTCAGATATTTCTCTTGTTGCTATAATTATATCATAAAAATCTATTGTGAAATATAGCAGCAAAAGAGGCGATAAGTATGCGGTTTGTTCCCATTCCCTGCTTAAAAGAAAATATGATTCTTGGCAAAAACTTATATAGCAATAACAACCAGCTTCTATTGCGAGAAGGCCAGCCTATTACGCGTTCATATATAAAAAAGTTCGAAGAAATAGGCTTGCAAGGCATATATATTAAAGATAATATTTCTCAAGATATAGAAATCAAAGATATAATTCATAATGGCTTGCGGAGAAAAATTATTCAGAGGACAAAAGACCTGTTTCTGTACGCACAAAAAAACAACGATAAACAGGCTTTTATCGCATTAAATCAGTCAGAAAAAATAGTGGAAAAAATCGTTGAAGATATTATTAGCAATAGAAATCTCATTGTTAATATGATAGACTTAAAAACATTTGACGATTATACGTTTCAGCACTCGGTCAATGTTGCTGTTCTTTCTCTTGTTGTAGGCGTGGCAGTCAATATGGACAGAGAAAGATTGTATAAGCTTGGACTTGGTGCATTATTGCACGATATAGGCAAGGTTTTTGTTGATAAAACTATCCTGAACAAAGAAGGCAGATTAACCGATTCAGAATATGCAAAAATCAAAGAACATCCACATGCTGGTTATCAGTATCTGAAAAGCAAGTTCGTTATACCTGCTTTATCATATATTGCGGTATTGGATCACCACGAAAGATATGATGGGACAGGCTATCCTAACGGCAAAACAGGTGATCATATATCGGTTTTTGGCAGGATAATTGCCATAGCAGATGTATATGACGCACTTATTTCAAACAGACCGTACAGAAAAGGTTTGTTGCCTTCCGAGGCTATAGAGTACATTATGGGTGGATCGGGAACACTATTTGATCCAAATTTTGCAACTGTATTCAGCAGAAAAGTAGCAGTATATCCTGTAGGAACGTGTGTCAAATTAAGTGACGGAAGGATTGCAATTGTGGTAGAAAACTTTGAAGGTTATACTACAAGACCGAAGATCAGAATAATTGAAACAGAAGAGATATTGGAATTAAGAAATATCAATAACATAACAATAACAGGAATTGCAGAAATCTAAGCAATACATTAAAAATACTGAATTATTTTTAAGAAATTCCCGGAGTTTTTTGTTGAGAAGATGTGGGTTAAAAAAATTAATGATTTGCAAAAAAAATTTTTTGATAGAAAGAAGGATTTTTCACTTTTATGTCGAATATAAATAATGAAAATGTATAATAATATTTTAAAGGTTTCTGATTTTTGTCGTCGACCTTCAATAGTGCAAAAAGTGCCGAGCAACGACGAAATTTTCAGTTTTATAAATTTTTTAAAAAGTATTGACTTATTAATGTTGTTTGCATATAATTAAGCTATAAGCTTGACATGGACAGGAAATATGTAATATTGGGAATATTTCATAATGTATGCTTAAATGTGTTTTTAGCCTACCTATAAGGGATTGAAACTGGTTTGCGTCATACATATGCGCAAGAACGGTATAAGTTTTTAGCCTACCTATAAGGGATTGAAACGGGGAATTAGGGTCATATATATTGCATGAAAGGAGGAGTTTTTAGCCTACCTATAAGGGATTGAAACTAGAAAATAATACAAAAGCATTAGAAAGTTTAACTTTGTTTTTAGCCTACCTATAAGGGATTGAAACAAATAACTCCTGATGGTGAAATGCTTGTTAAATTTACGTTTTTAGCCTACCTATAAGGGATTGAAACTTAGAAAAAGAAAAAGGAGGAATTAAAAATGTTGTATAGTTTTTAGCCTACCTATAAGGGATTGAAACGTAGTATAATCAGTAATATACAAATTCTGATCCTTTGTTTTTAGCCTACCTATAAGGGATTGAAACTATTCCTGAACGTTTTGTTTTTGCTAATTTTCCAATGTTTTTAGCCTACCTATAAGGGATTGAAACTCCAATAAACCGCCGATTCGCTAATTCCTAATGCTTGTGTTTTTAGCCTACCTATAAGGGATTGAAACGCATGATATTTGGCGGCCACAAGCAAGAGCAACCAAGTTTTTAGCCTACCTATAAGGGATTGAAACAGAAATTCAGTTTTTCTTGTATTCATAAATCCACCGTTTTTAGCCTACCTATAAGGGATTGAAACCTTGTTCTAAAGTAATTCTGAACAAGTAAATATATAAAGTTTTTAGCCTACCTATAAGGGATTGAAACTGTCTCTATCCACTCGGCTACTGTAATTTTAGAAGGTGTTTTTAGCCTACCTATAAGGGATTGAAACTCAGCAATGATAAGAAAAATCATTGCTGAAGAAATTGTTTTTAGCCTACCTATAAG
This is a stretch of genomic DNA from Aceticella autotrophica. It encodes these proteins:
- a CDS encoding transposase → MMNSSQHWAFLCPADKTGRKGFPKEAMLCAFIMMKSEGFSPITDLADYLENNRMIAPYCSFDVMKPLPSYWTYDRFLKKLEHSAVMSSGSPPMLKRNCK
- a CDS encoding IS1182 family transposase translates to MIGKADRQMSFSDYWLLGKISEVSYYHRLRTWVFNNLNEEMFQPLFSYYGRESISPVYTFTAMLIQFEKGYSDREMEEESRFDDRIKYALTAPRDFDGIDAVTLCDHRKRLFNSEIGKEIFIKTISQAKEVGLFNKDNLHIIDSFMIWGSCARQDTYTMIYQGIKMVLRFMKFYEMEDASKKILKRTDYEENIKKPKIAWENEKEKAKLLEELVKDALLLVENIKTKKDIKDDLKKAIELLERIALQDVEITNDGHVKMIKGTAKDRIISVVDDEMRHGRKTSSKLSDGYKAEIITGGEKGSVVVGIEVDGANIADGEHMSDLIEQSRRNGVDIDKLYGDCAYSDFEEIEKRKEEGTDFCIRVPEATNPSGGFSKEEFKIDLEKGTVECPNGHIKQFDTEKTQKHEQVTVKFRAEECNDCPLKDQCTKSKKGRTINIHPYEKEIQEQREYQKTDEFKEDYAKRPNVERNISELTRHGGRKGRYRGKLKIRWQMIMVAINNNIKVIMKHISKICNRQIKKGEVCPKTA
- a CDS encoding IS1182 family transposase yields the protein MIGKADRQMSFSDYWLLGKISEVSYYHRLRTWVFNNLNEEMFQPLFSYYGRESISPVYTFTAMLIQFEKGYSDREMEEESRFDDRIKYALTAPRDFDGIDAVTLCDHRKRLFNSEIGKEIFIKTISQAKEVGLFNKDNLHIIDSFMIWGSCARQDTYTMIYQGIKMVLRFMKFYEMEDASKKILKRTDYEENIKKPKIAWENEKEKAKLLEELVKDALSLVENIKTKKDIKDDLKKAIELLERIALQDVEITNDGHVKMIKGTAKDRIISVVDDEMRHGRKTSSKLSDGYKAEIITGGEKGSVVVGIEVDGANIADGEHMSDLIEQSRRNGVDIDKLYGDCAYSDFEEIEKRKEEGTDFCIRVPEATNPSGGFSKEEFKIDLEKGTVECPNGHIKQFDTEKTQKHEQVTVKFRAEECNDCPLKDQCTKSKKGRTINIHPYEKEIQEQREYQKTDEFKEDYAKRPNVERNISELTRHGGRKGRYRGKLKIRWQMIMVAINNNIKVIMKHISKICNRQIKKGEVCPKTA
- a CDS encoding HD-GYP domain-containing protein: MRFVPIPCLKENMILGKNLYSNNNQLLLREGQPITRSYIKKFEEIGLQGIYIKDNISQDIEIKDIIHNGLRRKIIQRTKDLFLYAQKNNDKQAFIALNQSEKIVEKIVEDIISNRNLIVNMIDLKTFDDYTFQHSVNVAVLSLVVGVAVNMDRERLYKLGLGALLHDIGKVFVDKTILNKEGRLTDSEYAKIKEHPHAGYQYLKSKFVIPALSYIAVLDHHERYDGTGYPNGKTGDHISVFGRIIAIADVYDALISNRPYRKGLLPSEAIEYIMGGSGTLFDPNFATVFSRKVAVYPVGTCVKLSDGRIAIVVENFEGYTTRPKIRIIETEEILELRNINNITITGIAEI
- a CDS encoding ABC transporter ATP-binding protein, with amino-acid sequence MTKIIDLIIQEKVYKSKKSRLSILNDFKLEVNSGERIAIVGKSGVGKTTLLNILGLIDRNYNGSYTLFGSKTNDLNLSQLAEWRNQKIGFVLQESALINSLTIEENIKLPLLYAKSGENCKLKDFESIINAIGIESILKKKPLECSGGEKSRAVFARAVIMKPQLILCDEPTASLDGDNKERIITLLFKMNQEFNTTIITVTHDLEVANRHEKIIHLERRM